A stretch of the Oenococcus sp. UCMA 16435 genome encodes the following:
- a CDS encoding PBP1A family penicillin-binding protein, whose amino-acid sequence MLKKNQKFKFFIKRFQLVRWVILFFLAVFFVGSIYLIAQAEMANVDKLSQQLAKPTTIYDKNGKKAGELADQKGTQISLKKISPNLKNAVLSTEDRNFYHEFGFSISGYARALWLFIRNKITGRDYISGGGSTITQQLAKNAYLGQEQTFSRKFKELYLSIEIEKNYSKNKILSMYLNSSYFGHNIYGVEDAAKGYFGVSAANLSVSQAASIAGMLANPTLYDPTKYLKYATSRRNTVLQNMVANDKLSQKKATTIEKTKVVAKTPNISQKTNYQYPWFFDAVIDEAISKYHLTETEIMNRGYKIYTTLDQKDQKDLQKDYDNKYLFPVEDDQSASIALNAKTGGVLAVIGGRGKHVFRGFNRAIQARRSPGSLIKPLVVYAPALSRGYSSTSTFPNTPITFAGNYRPTNALGYESSKVDMATAIADSYNIPAVYLLDKIGVKTGYEYAKKFDLPVEKSDENLALALGGMKEGVSPQEMAQAYTAFANNGKMSSAHYITKIVDATGTVIVNRPDVSQKQVISKKVANEMTTMMFGVYKTGTGITAAPSGYKVAGKTGTTQDVDNSSIQYASKDLWAVAYTPDLVVASWQGYDVSTAGKTLPTHIGESLGPLFKVQTEQLIANSPQTAFGSQSSKKESSSNWFDKLKKLFSNAGKTGKSVANQLAGIKEKISNSWNSLSDFIQEHLKQ is encoded by the coding sequence TTGTTAAAAAAAAATCAAAAATTTAAGTTTTTTATTAAAAGATTCCAACTAGTCCGCTGGGTTATTTTGTTTTTTCTCGCGGTCTTTTTTGTTGGTTCAATCTATCTAATTGCTCAGGCCGAAATGGCTAATGTAGATAAATTGTCTCAACAATTGGCTAAACCGACAACTATTTATGACAAAAATGGGAAAAAAGCCGGTGAATTAGCTGATCAAAAAGGCACTCAGATCAGTTTGAAAAAGATCTCTCCAAATTTAAAGAATGCTGTTTTGTCAACTGAAGATCGGAATTTTTATCATGAATTTGGTTTTTCTATTAGTGGATATGCCCGTGCTTTGTGGCTATTTATTCGCAATAAAATAACTGGTCGGGATTATATTTCCGGTGGAGGATCTACGATTACTCAGCAATTGGCCAAGAATGCCTATCTTGGCCAGGAACAGACTTTTTCAAGAAAGTTTAAGGAACTTTATTTATCGATTGAGATCGAAAAAAATTATTCGAAAAATAAAATTCTCTCAATGTATCTCAATTCATCTTATTTTGGTCATAATATTTATGGTGTTGAGGATGCAGCTAAAGGATATTTTGGTGTTTCGGCAGCTAATCTTTCAGTTTCTCAAGCTGCTTCGATTGCCGGTATGCTGGCTAATCCGACTCTTTACGATCCGACGAAATATTTGAAGTATGCAACTTCAAGACGCAATACGGTCCTGCAGAATATGGTTGCCAATGACAAACTGAGTCAAAAAAAAGCCACGACTATCGAGAAAACAAAGGTGGTTGCAAAAACACCCAATATAAGTCAAAAAACCAATTATCAGTATCCCTGGTTTTTTGACGCTGTGATTGATGAAGCGATCAGCAAATATCATTTGACCGAAACGGAAATCATGAATCGTGGATATAAGATATATACCACGCTTGATCAAAAAGATCAAAAAGATCTGCAGAAGGATTACGACAATAAATATCTTTTTCCAGTTGAGGATGATCAGTCTGCTTCGATTGCTCTGAACGCAAAAACGGGTGGAGTACTAGCTGTGATTGGCGGCCGCGGGAAACACGTTTTTAGAGGTTTTAATCGGGCAATCCAGGCCAGACGTTCGCCTGGATCCTTGATCAAGCCCTTAGTCGTTTATGCGCCGGCCTTAAGTCGGGGATACAGCAGTACGAGTACCTTTCCGAATACACCGATAACTTTTGCTGGGAACTATCGTCCAACAAATGCTTTAGGATATGAATCGAGTAAGGTTGATATGGCGACCGCTATTGCAGACTCTTATAATATCCCTGCTGTTTATTTGTTAGACAAAATTGGAGTTAAGACAGGCTATGAATATGCTAAAAAATTTGATCTTCCAGTAGAAAAATCTGATGAAAATCTCGCGCTGGCTCTTGGCGGGATGAAAGAAGGTGTTTCACCTCAGGAAATGGCTCAAGCTTACACAGCTTTTGCAAATAACGGAAAGATGTCAAGCGCACATTATATCACCAAGATTGTTGATGCGACTGGGACTGTGATTGTTAACCGCCCGGATGTGTCTCAAAAACAGGTTATTTCAAAAAAAGTTGCAAACGAAATGACTACTATGATGTTTGGTGTTTATAAAACTGGTACTGGAATTACAGCTGCGCCAAGCGGCTATAAAGTTGCCGGAAAAACAGGGACGACACAGGATGTTGACAATTCCAGTATTCAATATGCCTCAAAGGATTTATGGGCAGTTGCCTACACACCTGATCTAGTAGTTGCTTCCTGGCAGGGTTATGACGTTTCAACAGCCGGAAAAACGTTGCCGACTCATATTGGCGAATCCTTGGGTCCACTTTTTAAAGTCCAAACTGAACAATTAATTGCCAATTCACCACAGACGGCTTTTGGCAGTCAATCAAGTAAAAAAGAAAGCAGTTCAAACTGGTTTGATAAGTTAAAAAAATTATTTAGTAATGCAGGGAAAACAGGTAAAAGTGTTGCTAATCAGTTAGCGGGTATTAAAGAGAAAATTTCCAACAGTTGGAATAGTTTATCTGATTTCATTCAAGAACATTTAAAGCAGTAA
- a CDS encoding arginine--tRNA ligase yields MNFTHIIAEKINQTLENSFDLNELEKLVEKPKDLGRGDYAFPTFSLAGKIHQAPQMIASKIVNGIDQTAFAKVKAVGPYVNFFIKRIEFTNQLLKEILSSDDFGTNNQGAGKKIVIDMSSPNIAKPMSMGHLRSTVIGEAISKIAKANGYRTIKINFLGDWGTQFGLMIAAYKLWGNDDLINENPVDELVKLYVKINKESETEPSLKDSGRAWFKKLEDGDPEAVKLWDWFKTVSLKEFQKVYDRLGVSFDSMNGEAFYNDKMEPVVEMLASKGLLTESQGAEIVDLPNLLPNDNYPIAMIKRSDGATQYITRDLASAIYRHDEYDFAKSLYVVGAEQKDHFDQMKAILKLAGDDWADNIEHIGFGMITMDGKKMSTRKGNIVPLVDVLDTARQLAAKQISEKNPGLKDADHVAEEVGAGAVVFNDLQKDRNLSIDFSLEDIVQFEGDTGPYVQYTHARAMSILRKSGQQLVSNTEVKFVDDEAWPIISRLSVYPETIKRAWQLREPSVIAKYLLSLARDFNSYYAHTKILVKDEKMNSRLSLVQGMCYVLENGLNLLGVSAPNQM; encoded by the coding sequence ATGAATTTTACGCATATTATTGCAGAAAAAATTAATCAAACGTTAGAAAACTCGTTTGATTTAAATGAACTTGAGAAATTGGTTGAAAAACCCAAGGATCTCGGCAGAGGCGACTACGCCTTTCCTACTTTTTCCTTAGCCGGAAAAATTCATCAAGCTCCTCAGATGATTGCCTCTAAAATTGTCAATGGAATCGATCAGACTGCTTTTGCCAAAGTAAAAGCTGTTGGCCCTTACGTTAATTTTTTTATTAAACGAATTGAATTTACTAATCAGTTGTTAAAAGAGATCCTATCAAGTGATGATTTTGGCACAAATAATCAAGGTGCTGGTAAAAAAATTGTGATTGATATGTCTTCGCCTAATATTGCCAAACCGATGAGCATGGGACACTTGCGTTCAACTGTAATTGGCGAGGCAATTTCCAAGATCGCCAAAGCAAATGGTTACCGAACGATAAAAATAAACTTTCTTGGCGATTGGGGAACTCAGTTTGGATTAATGATTGCTGCCTACAAACTTTGGGGCAATGATGATTTAATTAATGAGAATCCGGTTGATGAATTAGTTAAACTTTATGTAAAAATCAATAAGGAATCAGAAACAGAACCATCATTAAAAGACTCTGGACGTGCTTGGTTTAAAAAATTGGAAGATGGTGATCCTGAAGCGGTTAAATTGTGGGATTGGTTTAAAACAGTTTCCTTAAAAGAGTTTCAAAAAGTTTACGATCGTTTAGGAGTCAGTTTCGATTCGATGAATGGTGAGGCTTTTTATAATGACAAGATGGAACCGGTAGTGGAAATGCTTGCTTCAAAAGGGCTTCTGACTGAGTCTCAAGGAGCTGAAATAGTTGATCTGCCTAATTTATTGCCAAATGATAATTATCCGATTGCAATGATTAAGCGTTCTGATGGAGCAACCCAATATATTACGCGAGATTTAGCTTCGGCTATTTATCGTCACGATGAATATGATTTTGCCAAGTCTTTGTATGTTGTCGGAGCCGAACAAAAAGACCATTTCGATCAGATGAAAGCGATTCTGAAATTAGCCGGTGATGACTGGGCTGATAACATCGAGCATATTGGTTTTGGCATGATTACAATGGACGGAAAAAAGATGTCGACTAGAAAAGGAAATATCGTTCCCTTAGTTGATGTTTTGGATACGGCTCGTCAATTGGCTGCTAAGCAAATTTCTGAGAAGAATCCAGGACTTAAGGATGCAGACCATGTTGCTGAAGAAGTTGGTGCTGGTGCGGTTGTTTTCAATGATTTACAAAAGGATCGAAATTTGTCAATTGATTTCAGTCTGGAAGACATTGTTCAATTTGAGGGTGATACTGGTCCTTATGTGCAGTATACTCATGCCCGAGCAATGAGTATTTTAAGGAAATCTGGACAGCAACTTGTTTCAAATACTGAAGTGAAATTTGTTGATGATGAGGCATGGCCGATTATTTCGAGATTATCTGTTTATCCAGAAACGATTAAACGTGCTTGGCAGCTCCGTGAACCAAGTGTCATTGCGAAATATTTATTGAGCTTAGCTCGTGATTTTAATTCATATTATGCACATACCAAGATCCTTGTTAAGGATGAAAAAATGAACTCGCGTTTGTCTTTGGTCCAAGGTATGTGCTACGTTTTGGAGAATGGTTTGAATCTATTGGGAGTTTCTGCACCTAACCAAATGTAA
- a CDS encoding AAA family ATPase encodes MNYVTNLTKDNLAGERIGVFFGTFAPLHVGHQAEIYKAAALNDGVLVVTSGYTGDRGEQIGLPLQKRFRYLRQAFADEWQIKVDYLNEDGIPMMPDGWDVWLDKLLGIIKRNIVNKNAKITFYTGEPDYKKEIEKRLGKNPQFCVSLMDRTILNISATKIRKEPLKYWDYINRVFRRHFVQKVVVMGSSNSGKSTLIRRLARSANSPFSDDFAAIYQEESNVADSEMDIKDYSNIIQGQYQANSSEINSPANNGLAIFNGDAISLQAYSNLLLNPEERIQLEHLYNTIISAEEFDLILVIPPFSDPRRKVIRYTGAAIDPIAYYQELIRLINFYGFSDKMVVLDAKNQSDDPAGYYARYLQALDAIEKYTSFDIEHHR; translated from the coding sequence ATGAATTACGTGACAAATTTGACAAAAGATAATCTTGCTGGAGAACGAATAGGCGTTTTTTTTGGAACATTTGCACCTTTACATGTTGGCCATCAAGCTGAAATATACAAGGCAGCTGCTTTAAACGACGGTGTGCTGGTAGTAACTTCCGGTTATACCGGAGATCGTGGCGAACAAATCGGTCTCCCTTTACAGAAACGTTTTCGTTACTTGCGTCAGGCTTTTGCCGATGAATGGCAGATTAAAGTTGACTATCTTAATGAAGATGGAATTCCAATGATGCCTGATGGCTGGGATGTTTGGCTTGATAAATTATTAGGAATTATTAAACGAAATATCGTTAATAAAAATGCGAAAATTACTTTTTATACTGGTGAACCGGATTATAAAAAGGAAATAGAAAAACGATTAGGCAAGAACCCACAGTTTTGTGTTTCTTTAATGGATCGAACAATTTTAAATATTTCGGCAACTAAAATACGAAAAGAACCTTTAAAATATTGGGATTATATCAATCGTGTTTTTCGTCGCCATTTTGTCCAAAAAGTTGTTGTTATGGGTTCTTCTAATTCCGGCAAATCAACTTTAATTAGACGACTGGCTCGTTCTGCCAATTCGCCTTTTTCGGATGATTTTGCGGCAATTTACCAAGAAGAATCAAATGTTGCTGATTCAGAAATGGACATCAAAGATTATTCAAATATTATTCAGGGGCAATATCAAGCTAATTCATCTGAAATTAATTCACCAGCAAACAATGGCTTGGCGATTTTTAATGGGGATGCTATTAGTTTACAGGCCTATTCAAATTTGCTATTGAATCCGGAAGAACGAATTCAATTAGAACATTTGTATAATACAATTATTTCAGCTGAGGAATTTGATTTGATTCTTGTGATTCCACCTTTTAGCGATCCGCGAAGAAAAGTTATTCGCTATACTGGGGCGGCAATCGATCCGATTGCTTATTATCAAGAACTGATTCGTTTGATCAACTTTTATGGCTTTTCCGATAAGATGGTTGTTTTGGATGCAAAAAATCAATCCGACGATCCAGCCGGTTATTATGCACGTTATTTGCAGGCCCTTGATGCGATTGAAAAGTACACTAGTTTTGATATTGAACACCATCGATAA
- a CDS encoding aminotransferase class I/II-fold pyridoxal phosphate-dependent enzyme: MSNFILPLNNTVDSLKRDPILDFQAKIRDIDDLIQLTFGEPGFAVDDRIKAVAKVSIDHDRSHYANSQGEINLRRAAVSYFNRHFQLNLKGINDVLVTQGVSEAINVVFMTILERGDGVIIPEPSYSPYSTSLALAGGIKVPLDTCKNNFKITPELIEKTIGDAKVPVKAILINYPANPTGVTYSKEELQAIANTLEKHKIWVISDEIYAALTYSGEHTSLYKIIPKQSILLTGLSKSHAMTGYRIGFIFANSELIAKMLTVHEALAFAVSTLSQDAAFAALTVGEDVPEYALKAYRKRRDRLLKKLAELGFESVDPQGAFYVFTKIPKSFGNDGYKFAVDLASNAKVAVLPGEAFSKNAKNYIRISYASSDSDLDEALRRMTNYLQKGTKYE, from the coding sequence ATGTCTAATTTTATACTTCCGTTAAATAATACTGTTGATAGCCTAAAGAGAGATCCAATTCTTGATTTCCAAGCCAAAATTAGAGATATTGATGATTTGATCCAATTAACGTTCGGCGAGCCTGGTTTTGCTGTAGATGATCGAATAAAAGCAGTGGCTAAAGTTTCCATTGACCACGATCGAAGCCATTATGCCAACTCACAAGGTGAAATTAATTTGCGTCGCGCTGCTGTCTCTTATTTCAATCGACATTTTCAGTTGAATCTTAAAGGGATTAATGACGTTTTGGTAACTCAAGGGGTTAGTGAAGCAATCAATGTTGTCTTCATGACAATTTTGGAGCGTGGAGACGGTGTAATAATTCCTGAACCAAGTTACTCCCCCTATTCAACCAGTTTGGCTCTGGCTGGAGGAATAAAAGTACCACTTGATACTTGCAAAAATAATTTTAAAATTACACCCGAATTAATCGAAAAAACAATTGGTGACGCGAAAGTACCGGTTAAAGCAATTTTGATAAACTATCCAGCCAATCCAACCGGCGTTACATATTCAAAAGAAGAACTGCAGGCAATTGCAAACACACTGGAAAAACACAAGATTTGGGTCATTTCCGACGAAATCTATGCTGCATTAACATACTCGGGTGAGCATACTTCTTTATATAAGATCATTCCAAAACAATCAATTTTATTAACTGGATTATCAAAATCCCACGCAATGACCGGCTATAGAATCGGTTTTATCTTTGCAAACAGTGAATTAATCGCCAAAATGCTTACAGTACACGAAGCCCTAGCCTTTGCCGTTTCGACTCTAAGCCAGGACGCTGCTTTTGCAGCCTTGACAGTTGGTGAAGATGTGCCAGAATACGCTTTGAAAGCATATCGTAAACGGCGCGATCGTCTTCTAAAAAAATTGGCTGAATTAGGTTTTGAATCAGTTGATCCGCAAGGTGCTTTTTATGTTTTCACCAAAATTCCGAAAAGTTTTGGCAATGACGGTTACAAATTTGCTGTTGATTTGGCAAGTAATGCAAAAGTCGCTGTGCTGCCAGGAGAAGCTTTTAGCAAAAATGCGAAAAATTATATCAGAATTTCTTATGCAAGCTCCGATTCGGATTTAGACGAGGCCTTAAGAAGAATGACAAATTATTTACAAAAAGGAACAAAATATGAATGA
- a CDS encoding aminotransferase class I/II-fold pyridoxal phosphate-dependent enzyme — MNELVHSLSDRIKNIPHDPMLDFLDKVEQSNDLVDLGFGDPDFAVGEKTKVAFKTAIDADRSHYADGQGILELRKAAKDFYNKKYDCRIKSANDVLVTVGAAEGINLALLTIANPGDGVMIVEPEYSQYSTALCLARAVKIPIDTKQTAFKLTPELIKTAYKKALNKGINPIAIIINYPNNPTGITYNRSELNALADIFKELKLWVLSDEIYAEQTYIGNHVSLYQILPEQTILITGLSKSHSMTGYRLGFVISHGQVMKAMRKIHDTLLTCVATPIQDAAVFALKNDPDAGVKTRSTYLKRVTKVTDTLNALGFQVKLPQGAFYVWAKIPEKFGNDAENFCLDLAKKARVQIFPGSIFSDTAKDYVRISCAGSDEQLNSALRRITDYLQNC, encoded by the coding sequence ATGAATGAACTAGTCCATTCTTTAAGTGACAGAATTAAAAACATTCCCCATGACCCAATGCTTGATTTCTTGGACAAAGTCGAACAAAGCAATGATTTAGTAGACCTTGGTTTTGGCGATCCGGATTTTGCTGTTGGAGAAAAAACAAAAGTGGCTTTTAAAACAGCTATCGACGCCGATCGTTCACACTATGCCGATGGCCAGGGGATCCTTGAATTAAGAAAAGCCGCTAAAGATTTTTATAATAAAAAATATGATTGTCGAATCAAAAGCGCTAATGATGTCCTTGTAACGGTTGGTGCTGCCGAAGGAATTAATCTTGCTCTATTAACCATCGCCAATCCCGGTGACGGCGTGATGATCGTTGAACCTGAATATTCGCAATATTCAACGGCGCTGTGCTTAGCGAGAGCTGTTAAAATTCCGATCGACACCAAGCAAACTGCTTTTAAACTGACACCTGAATTAATTAAAACTGCATACAAAAAGGCCTTGAATAAGGGTATTAATCCAATTGCAATCATTATTAATTATCCAAATAACCCAACTGGAATAACCTATAATAGATCCGAATTAAATGCTCTGGCAGATATTTTTAAAGAATTAAAACTTTGGGTTCTTAGCGACGAAATTTATGCAGAACAAACTTATATAGGGAATCATGTGTCTTTGTATCAAATTTTGCCTGAACAGACTATCTTAATTACTGGTCTGTCAAAATCTCATTCAATGACTGGATATCGACTGGGATTCGTGATCTCTCATGGCCAAGTAATGAAAGCTATGCGCAAAATACACGATACTCTCTTGACTTGTGTTGCAACTCCAATACAGGATGCTGCAGTTTTTGCATTAAAAAATGATCCAGATGCCGGTGTAAAGACACGCTCAACATACCTTAAACGCGTTACAAAAGTTACCGACACTTTAAATGCACTTGGTTTTCAAGTCAAACTTCCTCAGGGTGCCTTTTATGTTTGGGCAAAAATTCCGGAGAAATTCGGTAATGATGCCGAAAATTTTTGTCTTGATTTGGCCAAAAAAGCCCGGGTACAAATTTTTCCCGGCTCGATTTTTTCGGATACGGCAAAAGATTATGTCAGAATTTCATGTGCAGGCAGCGATGAGCAGCTAAATTCAGCCCTAAGAAGAATCACTGACTATTTGCAGAATTGCTGA
- a CDS encoding LemA family protein, whose protein sequence is MSIWLIIILLLIILIVLYTAVTYSGLVKGKKSVLEASSAIDIQLNHRNDLIPNLLETVNKYASNEKIVLGDVSKTRDLSQATLDSNADLDEKLAASNDLTSALSRLTTVTEAYPDLKDNADFDKSMKELSNAEDKISYTRQMFNSNSINFNNSIQQFPENLVAQGFKFTSFKLLKTNEEEKTAPKANFKA, encoded by the coding sequence ATGTCGATTTGGTTAATTATCATTTTGCTCCTAATAATTCTAATAGTTCTATACACAGCTGTGACCTATAGCGGTCTCGTCAAAGGAAAAAAAAGCGTATTAGAGGCAAGCTCGGCAATCGATATTCAGTTAAATCATAGAAACGATTTAATTCCTAATTTACTTGAAACGGTTAATAAATATGCGTCAAATGAAAAAATTGTTTTAGGAGACGTTTCTAAAACTCGAGATCTCAGTCAAGCAACTCTGGATAGCAATGCCGACCTAGATGAAAAATTGGCAGCTTCAAATGATTTAACAAGCGCATTAAGCCGTTTAACCACCGTTACTGAAGCATATCCGGATTTAAAAGACAATGCCGATTTCGACAAATCGATGAAAGAATTATCAAATGCCGAAGATAAAATTTCTTATACTCGCCAAATGTTTAACTCGAATTCGATTAATTTTAATAACAGCATCCAACAATTTCCTGAAAATTTAGTTGCTCAAGGTTTTAAATTCACCTCTTTTAAACTGTTAAAAACCAATGAAGAAGAAAAAACTGCTCCAAAAGCTAATTTTAAAGCCTGA
- the gndA gene encoding NADP-dependent phosphogluconate dehydrogenase yields MTQADFGVVGMAVMGRNLALNVESRGYTVAIFNRSRSKTDDVMAKHSDKKLIPSFTIEDFVKSIAKPRRIMLMVKAGAGTDAVINELIPLLDKGDILIDGGNTFFKDTIARNARLADSGINFIGTGVSGGELGALKGPSLMPGGQKEAYELVRPIFEQIAAKATQDGKPCVTFCGENGAGHYVKMVHNGIEYGDEELIDETYNIMRNVLGLSVDEMADIFKDWNKGELDSYLIEITADILTRKDDLGSDKPIVDMILDRGNNKGTGRWSSGDALEVQVPQSVITEAVYARYISMMKDERVAASKVLNGPEKKVELPEDKKELVEKIRQALYFAKIMSYAQGFEQLRFAAKQYNWDFDYGKLAQIWRAGCIIRAGFLQNITDAYDKKPDLTNLLMDDYFKDIANKYQEAVRDVVALAVKAGVPVPALSAAVIYFDSYRSEVLPANLLQAQRDYFGAHTYQRVDKPFDQAFHYPWYAEA; encoded by the coding sequence ATGACTCAAGCAGATTTTGGTGTTGTTGGGATGGCCGTTATGGGCCGAAACCTAGCATTAAATGTTGAAAGCCGCGGATACACTGTGGCAATCTTTAATCGTTCTCGTTCAAAAACAGACGATGTTATGGCGAAACATTCCGATAAGAAGTTGATCCCTTCTTTTACAATTGAAGACTTTGTTAAGTCGATCGCTAAACCACGTCGGATTATGTTAATGGTTAAGGCTGGTGCCGGTACTGATGCCGTTATCAATGAATTAATCCCGCTTTTAGACAAGGGCGATATCTTAATCGATGGTGGAAACACTTTCTTTAAAGATACAATTGCCAGAAATGCCCGTTTGGCAGATTCTGGTATTAACTTTATTGGTACAGGTGTTTCCGGTGGTGAACTCGGTGCCCTTAAAGGACCATCTTTGATGCCCGGTGGACAAAAAGAAGCTTACGAACTTGTTCGCCCAATTTTTGAACAAATTGCTGCTAAAGCCACTCAAGATGGTAAGCCTTGTGTTACCTTCTGTGGTGAGAATGGTGCTGGCCACTATGTAAAAATGGTTCATAACGGTATCGAATACGGCGATGAAGAATTAATCGACGAAACCTATAACATTATGAGAAATGTGCTTGGGCTTTCTGTTGATGAAATGGCCGATATCTTTAAAGATTGGAATAAAGGCGAGCTTGATTCATATTTGATTGAGATCACAGCTGATATTTTGACTCGTAAAGACGATCTCGGATCAGATAAGCCAATTGTTGATATGATTTTGGATCGTGGAAACAACAAAGGAACCGGCCGCTGGTCTTCTGGAGATGCTTTGGAAGTACAGGTTCCTCAATCAGTTATCACAGAAGCTGTCTACGCTCGTTACATTTCAATGATGAAAGACGAACGTGTTGCCGCTTCTAAAGTTTTGAATGGACCCGAGAAGAAAGTTGAACTTCCCGAAGATAAAAAGGAACTGGTTGAAAAAATTCGTCAAGCCCTTTACTTCGCCAAGATCATGTCATACGCCCAAGGATTCGAACAACTGCGTTTTGCGGCTAAACAGTACAATTGGGACTTCGATTATGGTAAATTAGCTCAGATTTGGCGTGCCGGATGCATTATCCGTGCCGGATTCTTGCAAAACATCACCGACGCCTATGATAAAAAACCAGATTTGACTAATTTGTTGATGGATGACTATTTCAAAGATATCGCTAATAAGTATCAAGAAGCTGTTCGTGACGTTGTTGCCCTGGCCGTTAAAGCCGGCGTTCCAGTTCCAGCTCTCTCGGCAGCAGTTATTTACTTTGATTCTTACCGTTCCGAAGTTTTGCCTGCCAACCTGTTGCAAGCACAACGTGATTATTTTGGTGCACACACTTATCAGCGTGTTGACAAGCCATTTGATCAAGCCTTCCATTACCCATGGTATGCTGAAGCTTAA
- a CDS encoding nucleoside 2-deoxyribosyltransferase, whose product MNKVYFACSWFSDSQTSYMNQGIELIKQNKTIDWKYAFYPLDHQYKGFSIPDHPELLEDTEWQLGTFNGDMNGINSSDLIVAMYLPDEPDEGIAWELGYAYAIHKPMVLVVPNGKKKPVNLMPAMGATKVITIDQLKDFDFNNVVYTPYTGQVY is encoded by the coding sequence ATGAATAAAGTTTATTTTGCTTGTTCCTGGTTTAGCGATTCTCAGACTAGTTATATGAATCAGGGAATTGAACTGATTAAACAGAACAAGACAATCGATTGGAAATATGCTTTTTATCCACTTGATCATCAATATAAAGGTTTTTCAATTCCCGACCATCCGGAGCTTTTAGAAGATACCGAATGGCAGCTGGGGACTTTTAACGGCGATATGAATGGTATTAATAGTAGCGACTTAATCGTGGCCATGTATTTGCCCGACGAGCCAGACGAAGGCATAGCATGGGAATTAGGATATGCTTATGCAATTCATAAACCAATGGTTTTGGTGGTTCCAAATGGAAAGAAAAAGCCGGTTAATTTAATGCCGGCAATGGGCGCAACAAAGGTCATTACAATCGATCAATTAAAAGACTTTGATTTTAATAATGTTGTTTACACACCTTATACCGGCCAGGTCTACTAA